Below is a window of Streptomyces qaidamensis DNA.
AAGCCGCGACCACCCCCTGGACGAGGGGCTGCAGGCCTTCGTCAGCGCGCTTGCCGACCCCACTCAGCCGCTTGAGGACGTCTGCGACCACGTCCTCAACACCCTCGACACCCACCACGGCGAGGACGACATCGCGCTGCTGATGGCACGTGTACAGGGACTGCCCACGGATTCCGTCGGCGACTGGACCCTGCCACGCGAGCCGCGCAGCGTGGGCCGGGCCCGGGAGTACGCCCGCGCCCAGCTGCTCGCCTGGGACATGGAACCCCTGGTCGACACCACGGAGCTGCTGGTCAGTGAGCTGGTCACCAACGCCCTGCGCTACGGCGAGGGCGAGATCCGCCTGCGCCTCCTCCTCGACCGCACCCTGGTCTGCGAGGTCTGGGACTCCGGCCTGGTCCAGCCCCGCCGGCGCCGCGCCCGCGACACCGACGAGGGCGGCCGCGGCCTCCAGCTGGTCGGCCTCCTCAGCGCCGCGTGGGGCTCCCGCCGCACGCCCCGGGGCAAGACGGTGTGGTTCGAACTGCCCCTGCCGGGCGGCGACACCAGCCTGACGGATCCGGCGGAGGCGCTGCTGAGCCTGTTCTGACGGCAACCGAACGTCCGTACTGATCGTCATCCCCGGCAACACCATCCGCAACACCTGGGAGACGGCATGGACCGCACGGAAGGCACCACCCCGACCGAGGCGGCCGCCGAGAGCCCCGCGCAGGACGCTCCCGCACCCAAGGGGGAAGGCAAGCGGCGCCGACGCTGGATCAGACGCACGGCGCTCGCCGTGGTCCTGGTCCTGCTGGTCCCGCTCCTGGCCGTTCTGACAGCCCTCCGCATCAACTACGCGGGCGACCCGGCCGACGGCACCCGCACCCGCGACCGCGACGCCCTCTGGCTCGGCCACGCCTGGGTCGACGGCCGCAAGAAGGACGCCGACGTCACCGCCCTGGCCCGCCGCCTGCGCGACACCGGCATCCGCGACCTCTACGTCCACTCGGGTCCCCTGGAGCACGACGGCACCCTCCCGAAGTCGGTCTATCCGAGGGCCCGCTGGTTCATCGACGCGGTGCACGAGAAGCTGCCCGGCGTCCGCGTCCAGGCCTTCCTCGGCGACGTCCTGGCCTCCGAGAACAGCGAGGGCATGCTCCTGAACGACCCGGACACCCGCGCGGCCGTCGTCCGCTCCGCCCGTCAGGTCCTGGACACCGGCTACGAGGGCATTCACCTCGATCTGGAACCCATGCCGTCCGGCGACCGCGACTTCCTCGCCCTGCTCGACTCCCTGCGCCGCGAGACCCGCTCCCGCAACGCCCAACTCTCCGTCGCCGCCCATCAGATCGACCCGCTCCCGGCCCTCCACACCGTGTTCGGCCTCTTCACCGAGCACCCCAAGTGGTGGTCGCAGGAGTTCTTCGGCCAGGTCGCCCGCCGCGTCGACCAGATCGCCGTGATGTCGTACGACACCGCGCAGCCGCTGGAGAGCACCTACGGCGGCTACGTCGCCCAGCAGACCTCCCTCGCCCTGGAGGTCACCCCGCCCTCCACCGACCTGCTGATGGGCCTGCCCTTCTACTACGAGAGCAACTTCGACCACTGGGGCCACGCCGAGACCGTGCCCGCATCGGTCCGGGGCGTCCGTCTCGGCCTGTCCCGCACGGACGCGGACCGGGCCCGCTTCGGCGTCGCGCTGTACATCGATTTCGCCGCGACCGAGGCGGACTGGCGCGCCTACAAGGAAGACTGGGTCGGGTGACCCCGACCCGACGCCCCCTCACCACCACCGACCTGGCCCCCCTGGCCCGCGCCGCCCTCGGCCCGGGCCGCACCCTCACCGGCGTGGAACGCGTGCGCGGCGGCACCAAGAAGGGCGTCTACCGGCTGATCCTCGACGACGACTCCACCGCCGTCGCCTACGTCTGGTCCGCCGACGAGGACTACTGGGACCAGCCGGACCCCGACCCCCGGGACGTCTTCTCCCACGGCACGGGCCTCGGCCTGTTCACGGCGGCCCACGACCGCCTGGCCGCAGCCGGAGTCCGCACGCCCCGTCTCCGGTTCGCCGACTCCACGCACACGCACCTGCCCGCGGACGCGGCCGTCGTCGAGGACCTGACCGGCGGCAGCCTGGAGGACGCCCTGGCCCGCGACCCCGGCGCGGCTCCGCAGGCCTTGGAGCGGATGGCGGAGCTGCTCGCCACCCTGCACAGCCACACCGGTCCCCGCTTCGGGAAGGTCGCCGTCGTGGACGCCGGCGGTTCCTCCTACGGCGATTCCTGCGAGCAGCGCATCACCGAAGGGGCCCTGCGCTCCGTGGCCGAAGCCGCCGCACGCGACCCTCGTGCGGCCGCCGCGCGCCGCGAGCTGGAGGAGGAGATCCACGCGCTGGTCGCCGAGGTCCGGCCCCGCGACCGACACACCCTCATCCACGGCGAACTCGGGGCGGACCACGTCCTGCTCACGCCCGGGGGACAGCCCGCGCTCATCGACATCGAAGGCCTGATGTACTCCGACGTGGAGCACGAGCACGTCTTCCTCCGGCTCCGCTTCGGCCCCCACTACGACGCCCTGCGCGCCCCGGGCCTGGACGAGGCACGCCTGCGCCTGTACCGGCTGGCGATGCACATCGGCCTGGTCTCGGGTCCGCTGACCCTCATCGAGGGCGACTTCCCGGACCCGGGACGCATGCGGGGGATAGCGGAGCACAACCTCCACGAGGCGCTCAGCCTGCTGAAGAGCGCCTCCTGATCTTCGAGCCCAGCCAGACCAGCGGGTCGTACTTGCGGTCCGCCGCCCGCTCCTTCAGCGGGATCAGCGCGTTGTCCGTGATCTTGATGCCCTCGGGGCAGACCTCCGTGCAGCACTTGGTGATGTTGCAGTAGCCGAGGCCGTGCTCGTCCTGGGCGGTGGTCTTGCGGTCCAGGCCGGTTTCCGCCGCCGCGTCCAGCGGGTGCATGTCCAGCTCCGCCACCCGCATCAGGAAACGGGGCCCGGCGAACGCCTGTTTGTTCTCCTCGTGGTCACGGACCACATGACAGGTGTCCTGGCACAGGAAGCACTCGATGCACTTGCGGAACTCCTGCGAGCGGTCCACGTCCTCCTGCATCATCCGGTACTCGCCCGGAGCGACACCGCCCGGCGGCACGAAGGCCGGGACCTCCCTGGCTTTGGTGTAGTTGAAGCCCACGTCGGTGACCAGGTCGCGGACGACCGGGAACGCCCGCAGCGGCGTCACCGTGATCGTCTCCTCCCGGTCGAACACCGACATGCGCGTCATGCACAGCAGCCGCGGCCGGCCGTTGATCTCCGCCGAGCAGGAACCGCACTTGCCCGCCTTGCAGTTCCAGCGCACGGCGAGGTCGGGCGTCTGGGTGGCCTGGAGGCGGTGGATGATGTCGAGCACCACCTCACCCTCGTTGACCTCGACCTCGAAGTCCTCCAGGCCGCCGCCGTTCACGTCCCCGCGCCACACCTTGAAGTGGGCCGTATAGCCGCTCATTCGTAGAGCTCCTCTTCGGAGAGGTACTTGACCAGCTCCTCCTTGTCGAACAGGGCGAGCAGGTCGGCACGGACGGGTTCGGTGGTCTCACGGGTGAGGGCGATCTGGCCGCGGACCGGGTCCGTCGCCGCCAGGCCGCCCGTCGGGTCGGTGAGCGCGCACAGCAGGTTGATCCGCCGCCAGGCGCGGTCCATCCCCGGATGGTCCTCGCGCGTGTGGCCGCCGCGCGACTCGGTGCGCTCCAGCGCGGCCCGCGCCACACACTCGCTGACCAGCAGCATGTTCCTGAGGTCCAGGGCGAGGTGCCATCCCGGGTTGAACTGCCGGTGCCCCTCGACCCCGGCCCGGCGCGCCCGGACCCGCAGCTCGGCCAGCTTCTGGAGGGCCTGCTCCATCTCCGCCTCCCGGCGGATGATGCCGACCAGGTCGTTCATCGTCTGCTGGAGTTCCTGGTGCAGGGTGTACGGGTTCTCCGGCGGGCCGCCGGCGGGCTCCTCGATCTCCGCCTCGGCCGAGAAGGGCCGCAGGGCCTCGGCGGCGGCCGCGTCGATCTGGACGTCGTCCACGACGGGCCGCGCCCCGGACAGCCCCGCCGCGTGATCGGCCGCGTGCCGGCCCGCCCGGCGGCCGAACACCAGCAGGTCGGACAGTGAATTGCCGCCGAGCCGGTTGGAGCCGTGCATACCGCCGGCCACCTCACCGGCCGCGTAGAGGCCGGGGACCCCGCGCGCCGCCGCCGTGTCGGACTCGACCGCGACCCCGCCCATCACGTAGTGGCAGGTGGGCCCGACCTCCATCGCCTCCGCGGTGATGTCGACGTCCGCCAGCTCCTTGAACTGGTGGTACATCGACGGCAGCCGCCGCTTGATGACCTCGGCGGGCATCCGGGTCGACACGTCGAGGAACACGCCCCCGTGCGGGGAGCCGCGCCCCTCCTTCACCTCGGCGTTGATCGCCCGCGCGACCTCGTCGCGGGGGAGCAGCTCGGGCGGGCGCCGGTTGTGGTCCGGGTCGTCGTACCAGCGGTCGCCCTCCTCCTCCGTCTCGGCGTACTTGTCCTTGAAGACGTCGGGGATGTAGTCGAACATGAACCGCTTGCCGTCGGAGTTGCGCAGCACACCGCCGTCGCCGCGCACCGACTCGGTGACGAGGATGCCCTTCACCGACGGCGGCCAGACCATGCCGGTCGGATGGAACTGCACGAACTCCATGTTCAGCAGGGGAGCGCCGGCGAGGAGCGCCAGCGCGTGGCCGTCGCCGGTGTACTCCCACGAGTTCGACGTCACCTTGAAGGACTTGCCGATGCCGCCGGTGGCGATCACCACGGCCGGTGCCTCCAGCACGAAGAAGCGGCCCGACTCGCGCTCATAGGCGAACACCCCGGAGACCCGGCCCCCCTCCTTCAGCACGCGGGTGACCGTGCACTCCTGGAAGACCTTCAGCCGGGACTCGTAGTCGCCGGTCTCCCTGAAGTCCTCCTGCTGCAGGGAGACGATCTTCTGCTGGAGGGTGCGGATCAGCTCCAGGCCGGTGCGGTCGCCGACGTGGGCGAGGCGCGGGTACTCGTGGCCGCCGAAGTTGCGCTGGGAGATCCGGCCGTCCTTGGTGCGGTCGAACAGCGCCCCCCAGGTCTCCAGCTCCCACACCCGCTGTGGCGCCTCCTGGGCGTGCAGCTCGGCCATCCGCCACTGGTTGAGGAACTTGCCGCCGCGCATGGTGTCGCGGAAGTGCACCTGCCACGTGTCGTTCTCGTTGGCGTTGGCCATCGCCGCGGCGATGCCGCCCTCGGCCATCACGGTGTGTGCCTTGCCGAACAGCGACTTGCAGATCACGGCCGTACGGGCGCCCCGCTCGCGGGCCTCGATGGCGGCGCGCAGGCCCGCGCCGCCCGCGCCCACCACGACGACGTCCCACTCCTGCCGGTCGACCACGGACATCAGCTGGGCCTCATCCCTCTAGAAGAAGCGCGGATCGTCGAAGGCACCCGACGCGACCAGGTAGACGTAGAAGTCGGCGAGCGCCACGCTCACCAGCGACGCCCAGGCGAGCTGCATGTGCCGGGCGTTGAGCTTCCCGGCCCACTGCCACATCCGGTAGCGCACGGGATGCCGGGAGAAGTGCTTGAGCTTGCCGCCGACGATGTGCCGGCAGGAGTGGCAGGAGATCGTGTACGCCCAGATCAGCACGATGTTGACCAGGAACACGAGCGTGCCGAGCCCCATGTGGCCCCACGCGTAGGTCTCGTCGCGGAAGGCGAGCACCGTGTCGTACGTGAGGATCCCGGCCACGAGGAGCGCGGCGTAGAAGAAGTACCGGTGGATGTTCTGCAGGACCAGCGGGAAGCGGGTCTCCCCGCTGTACTTCCTGTGCGGCTCGGCCACCGCGCAGGCCGGCGGGGACGCCCAGAAGCCGCGGTAGTAGGCCTTGCGGTAGTAGTAGCAGGTCAGGCGGAAGCCGAGCGGGAAGATCAGGATGATGATCGCGGGCGAGATGCCCCACCAGCTCCCGAAGATCTCCCAGTTCGGGCCGGCCTTCATCGGCTCGCAGTTCTCCGCCAGGCAGGGGGAGTAGAAGGGCGAGACGTACGGCGCCGCGTAGTAGTCGGCGTTCGCGAAGGCCCGCCAGGTCGAGTACACGATGAACGCGAGCAGACCGGCCGCGGTGCCGGCCGGGGCCAGCCACCAGCGGTCGGTCCGCAGATGCGGGGCGGCGATCGCGGCGCGCCTGCTGCCCCGCACACCGCCGCTCTCAGGTCTGGGTTCGGTGGCAGGAGGTTCCGTACCAGTGGCCACGTGACGACTCCGGTCGGGTTCGGGGGAGGTGCCGGTCGCGCTCGACTCCTCCCCGGGTCAGGGAGCGCGCCGGTCCCGGGCGCCGAGCCCCTCGTCGTCCGAGTCGCTCCACAGGGCGGAGTCGTACGGCGTGTCCGAGATGGTGACCAGCTCGGGGCGGGTCGGTGCGGCCGGTGACGCGGCGGCGTCGCGCAGCAGGGCGACGCTCTCGCGCAGGTGGTTGGCGTCGGCACGGACGCGGCGCATCTCCAGGCCGCCGGTGCCGAGCTGCTTCTCCAGGCGTCCCAGCGAACGGAACACTTCGTCGAGACTGCGCTGGACTGACGTCAGTTCGTCGTGAACGGACATGACTTGCCCTCACTTCCACGGGTCCTTCGCGGCCCAAGGCGGCAACGTTCATGCGCCTGCGAGTGTTGCGCGTCACACCTTGTGCTGTGAAGGGATGTGCATCGATTGGCCGAGGCGCGTGGGTGCACTGTGCGGTGCGTTGCGCCGCACGGGTGGCTTCCCGCCCGTGACCGCCGTGTCGCCCTGTGTTGCCGAACCCTTTCCTCTTCAGTGGCCGCATACATCAGATGAACTCCAAATACCGCCAAAAGTGATCATAACGCCCGCGGCTTCCCGGAGGTAGCACAGATGTCCCAGCACGGTGTCGGCCCGCGCGCGGTCACGCGCTCGGTCGCCTTCCTCACCGCAGGAGTGCTCGCGGTGCCCGCGCTCGCCGGATGCGGCTCCGAGGACCCCGCCGGCAAGCCGCTCGCCGCGCCGGACATCCAGTCCGCCCCACGCGACCGGATCGCCGACGGCGGCACCCTGCGCTGGGCCGTCGACTCCGTGCCCGACACGCTGAACACCTTCCAGTCGGACGCCGACGCCACCACCACCCGCGTCGCCCAGGCCGTCCTGCCGTCGATGTTCCGCATGGACGACTCCGGCCGCCCGGAGCGCAACCCCGACTACCTGGAGTCCGCCGAGGTCGTCGACACCGAACCCAAGCAGGTCGTCCTGTACAAGCTCAGCCAGCAGGCCGTCTGGAGCGACGGCCGGGAGATCGGCGCCGCCGACTTCGCCGCCCAGTGGCGCGCCCTGTCCGGCAAGGACACCGCCTACTGGACCGCCCGCAACGCCGGCTACGACCGCATCCAGAAGATCGAGCGCGGCGACAGCGCCCTGGAGGTCCGGGTCACCTTCAGCCGCCCCTACGCCGACTGGCGCTCGCTGTTCTCGCCGCTGTACCCGAAGGACGTCATGGGCACCCCGGACTCCTTCAACGACGGAGCCCGCAAGAAGCTCAAGGTCACCGCCGGCCCCTTCACTGTGAAGAAGGCCGACCGCGAGGACGGCGAGATCACCCTCACCCGCAACCCGCGCTGGTGGGGCGAGCCGGCCAGGCTCTCCGAGATCGTGCTGCGCACCGTCCCGCGCGACAAGCGGGCCGCGGAGCTGGCCGCCGGCACCCTCGACCTGGCCGAGATCGACCCCGCAGCGGCCCGCCGCATCACCGTCGCCGCCCGCCCCCACAGTTCCAGCAGTCCGCTGATGGGCCCGGACGCCGAGCGGTCCGCCGCCGACTCCCTGCACTCCTGGGCCGTCGCCAACGGCTCCGACGAGGACGCCGCCGACGAGGAGACCGTCGCCCGCAAGAAGCTGCGCCGGGCGGCCGTCAAGTACGCCCGGCAGCAGCGGGCCCTCAGCGGCTTCGAGGTCCGCAAGTCCCTGGAGCCCGCCTACACCCAGCTCGCCCTGAACGGCGCCGAGGGCCCGCTCACCGACGAACGCGTCCGCAGGGCCGTCGCCCGCGCCCTGGACCGCAAGGAACTCGCCCAGGCCGTCCTCAAGCCCCTCGGCCTGCCCGCCGTCCCGGTCGGCAGCCACCTCGCCCTGTCCGGCCAGGCCCACTACGCCGACAACAGCGGCGCCCTCGGCGGCCAGGACACCAAGGAGGCCCAGGCGCTGCTCGCGGACGCCGGGTGGGTACGCGGCGGCCCGGTCAAGGAGCAGAAGAAGGAGAAGGCGGCCGGGCCCGAGGGCGAACAGGCCGACGACACCGGCGAGGACAACAAGGCCCAGCACGGCCCGGACCCGGCCGGTCACCTCGCCCAGGACGGCAAGCAGTACAAGCCGCACCAGGGCGGCGCCCCCGGCGCGTACGCCCCCCGGGGCACCGCCGCCCCGGCGAACCAGGAGGCCGCCCGGCTCGCCAAGAACGGCAAGGCGCTCACCCTCCGCTTCGTGCTCCCCTCCGGGCCCGGCTCCCAGACGCTGCGCACCGTCGCGGACCGCATCTCCCGCATGCTGGAGCGCGTCGGCATCGGCACGGAGATCTCCAAGGTCTCCGACGAGTCCTACTTCAAGGACCACATCGCCTCCGGCCAGTACGACCTCGCCCTGTACTCCTGGCCCGCCACGGCGTACCCGGCCACCGACGCCCGCCCCGTCTTCGCCAAGCCCGTCCCGGCCGCCGACGGCTCGCTGAACGTCGAGCAGAACTACACACGCGTCGGCACCGACCAGGTCGACCAGCTCTTCGACGAGGCCGTGGCCACCCTCGACGAGGGCGAGTCCCGCTCCCTGATCCGCAAGGCCGACTCCCGCATCTGGGCGGCGGCCGGCTCGATCCCCCTCTTCCAGCGCCCCCAGCTCCTCGCGGCCCGCAAGAACCTCGTGAACGCCGGCGCCTTCGGCTTCGGCACACCGGTCTACGAGGACATGGGCTTCCTGAAGAAGGGCGCGAAGCCGGCGTCGGGCCCCTCGGCGAAGGGATCCGACGCCCGGTAGCTCTGGGTACGCTCAAACGCCTTGCCGTCCCCGCCCGGCGTCCGCACCATGAGATCAGCAGCGATCATGGTCTGGGCGCCGGGCGGCGTCCGCACACGGGGGACGGGAGCCGGCGGATGCGCGGCATGGTGGGGCGGGCCTGCACGGCCGGGCTGGTCACGGGGGTACTGGTGACGGGGCTGACGGCCTGTACGGGGGCGGGTGACGACGGGGACGGCAAGGCCGTGGCCTGCGCGGACGGTGCGTACGCCTGGTCGGGCGTCCGGCGCGAGGAGCGGCTGACCGAGCTGTCCGACCCGATCATGTTCAAGAAGAAGACCAGCACCTACACCTCCCGCCTCAAGCCCCTCGACGACACGGTGAACCGACCCTCGGTGACCGGTACACCCGACGGCGTCGGCGCGGCAGGGGTGATCAAGGCTCTGGGCAAGCACCTGAAGGCCGAGGAACCGCTCGCGGGCCCGTCCGAGACGGAGGTCCCGGAGCAAGGCCACTACTTCGAGGTGGCGACCGGCGACCTCAAGGGCGCGTACTACTCCTGGGGCTACACCAAGCTGGTCACGGCCGACTTCACGTACACCTGCGGAGACAGCGAGCCCGTCAAGGGGCACGTGCGGACCTGGGAGGGCACCGGCAGTGGCTTCATGCCCTGTTCCGAGCCGCCCGAAGGCGTGGCAGGCCGTGCGGCGGCCGGTGAACTGTGCCCTGCGGACTCCCGTGCCGCGAGGGCGGCGGACTGAGCCGAGCCGTCCCCGAGCGGCCCCAGTGCCCCGCCCGGGCCGCCGGGTGCCGTGAAGGATGCCCTGGAACCCTCGCCACCTGCGTATACGTCTCCCGGCACACCCCATCGGCAGCGCACCCGTACCATGGGGTGAGGCCGTGGCACGTTCAGCCCGGCAGGGCCCGCGCACCGCAGACGTCCGCGCAGGGCATTCCTCACACTCCGGGAGTACGCCTTCTTATGGCCACGCGCCACGACATCCGCAACGTCGCTATCGTCGCCCACGTCGACCACGGCAAGACCACCATCGTCGACGGCATGCTGAAGCAGGCCGGTGCCTTCGCCGCCCACCAGCTCGAAGGCGTCGACGACCGCATGATGGACTCGAACGACCTGGAGCGTGAGAAGGGCATCACGATCCTGGCCAAGAACACGGCGGTGAAGTACCACCCGAAGGACGGGGGGGACGTCATCACCATCAACATCATCGACACCCCCGGCCACGCCGACTTCGGCGGCGAGGTCGAGCGCGGTCTGTCGATGGTCGACGGTGTCGTCCTGCTCGTGGACGCCTCCGAGGGTCCGCTCCCGCAGACCCGCTTCGTGCTGCGCAAGGCGCTCCAGCAGCGGCTGCCCGTCATCCTGTGCATCAACAAGACGGACCGCCCGGACTCCCGGATCGACGAGGTCGTCAACGAGACGTACGACCTCTTCCTCGACCTGGACGCGGACGAGGAGCAGATCGAGTTCCCGATCGTCTACGCCTGCGGCCGCGACGGCATCGCCTCGCTGACCAAGCCGGACAACGGCACGGTCCCGGCAGACTCCACCAGCCTGGAGCCGTTCTTCTCCACGATCCTGGAGCACATCCCGGCCCCGACCTACGACGAGGCCGCCCCGCTCCAGGCCCACGTCACCAACCTGGACGCCGACAACTTCCTCGGCCGTATCGCGCTGCTCCGCGTCGAGCAGGGCGAGCTGCGCAAGGGCCAGACGGTGGCGTGGATCAAGCGCGACGGCACCATCAGCAACGTCCGCATCAGTGAGCTGATGATGACCGAGGCGCTGACCCGCAAGCCCGCGGAGATGGCCGGCCCCGGTGACATCTGTGCCGTCGCCGGTATCCCGGACATCATGATCGGCGAGACCCTCGCGGACCCCGAGAACCCCATCCCCCTGCCGCTGATCACGGTCGACGAGCCCGCGATCTCCATGGTCATCGGCACCAACACCTCGCCGCTGGTCGGTCGTGGCGGCACCGGCAAGGGCGCCGACAACAAGGCGGCCGTCAAGGACCGCAAGGTGACCGCGCGTCAGGTCAAGGACCGCCTCGACCGTGAGCTGATCGGTAACGTCAGCCTCCGGGTGCTGGACACCGAGCGGCCGGACGCCTGGGAGGTGCAGGGCCGTGGTGAGCTGGCGCTGGCCATCCTGGTCGAGCAGATGCGCCGTGAGGGCTTCGAGCTGACCATCGGCAAGCCGCAGGTCGTCACCAAGGAGGTCGACGGCAAGACGTACGAGCCGGTCGAGCGCATGACGATCGACGTGCCCGAGGAGCACATGGGTGCGGTCACGCAGCTCATGGGTGTCCGCAAGGGCCGCATGGACAACATGTCGAACCACGGTTCCGGCTGGGTCCGCATGGAGTTCGTGGTGCCGTCCCGCGGTCTCATCGGCTTCCGGACCGAGTTCCTGACCCAGACCCGTGGCACCGGCATCGGCCACTCCATCCACGAGGGCTTCGAGCCCTGGTTCGGCAATCTGCAGACCCGCAACAACGGCTCCCTGGTCGCCGACCGCTCCGGTTCCGTCACCGCCTTCGCGATGACGAACCTCCAGGAGCGCGGTGTGCTGTTCACGGAGCCCGGCACCGAGGTGTACGAGGGCATGATCGTCGGCGAGAACTCGCGCTCCGACGACATGGACGTGAACATCACCAAGGAGAAGAAGCTCACGAACATGCGGTCCTCGTCGGCCGACTCGTTCGAGGCGATCGTGCCGCCGCGCAAGCTGTCGCTGGAGCAGTCCCTGGAGTTCTGCCGTGACGACGAGTGCGTGGAGGTCACCCCGGAGGCCGTGCGTATCCGCAAGGTGAACCTGGACGCCCGCGAGCGCGCCCGCGCCGCGAGCCGCGCCAAGCACGGCTGACGCCTGCCGCAGTACGACAGCACCGGGCACTCCGCGTGAGCGGGGTGCCCGGTGCCGTTGTCTGAAGGGGAGGTGGCGCACAGGCAGGGGGTAGGGAAAACCCTCGACTTGCCGGTGACAGCCGTCAGGGGCGGTCTTCTCCCACTACCCTGCTGCGGAAGTGCCCTGCCTCCCCGGTTCCGGGGAACGCACAACGGCCTTGCCGCACAAGCCCCTTGAGCGCGCGACAGACTCCGGTGGAACCCTGCACGGGACCCACGGTACGTCGCAAGCGGTTTTCTCACTCTCGCGTCCGGAATGCGGACAGTCGTTACCGATAGATGTGTAACAAGTCCGTTTCGCAGGGATCTCTCACCAAACCCTTTGTCCGGATTTTGGAAGATGTATACGCGAGCTGTGATCGAACCGAGACCTCGTGGGTGTGGTTCGGCCCTGGCGTTTGGCAGATAGTTAGGCGCGTAGAGCTCGGATGTACGGGTCAGTAGCCGACAGCGGCGCGACTCACGAGCGCGGGGGCACTCGACGAATTCCGGCACCGGCGACGGGCGGGGGCCGTGATGTGTCGTGTGCTCCCTTCGCGGTGAACCAATGACTTCTTTAGGAGGAACCCATGCGCGGTGCCAAGAGCGCCAAGTGGGTCGCGGGGGCGATTGTCGTCGCCCTGGCCGCCACCGCCTGCGGCGGCAACGGTGATGGTGAGGGTGAGAGCAAGGGTTCCGGGCCTGCCGGCTACGTCTCGATCGACGTCGGCGAGCCCCAGAAGCCGCTGATCCCGGCTGACACCAACGAGTCCAACGGCTCGTACGTCATCCAGTCCCTCTTCACTCAGCTGCTGGACTTCGACGCCAAGGGCAATGTCGTCTACACGAACGCGGAGTCGGTCACCACCGACGACTCCAAGACGTGGACGGTCAAGCTCAAGAAGGGCTGGAAGTTCCACAACGGCGAAGAAGTCACCTCCAAGTCGTACATCGACGCTTGGAACTGGTACGCCAACATCAAGAACAACCAGCAGAACTCCTTCTGGTTCCAGGACATCAAGGGCTACGACGATGTCCACCCGGAGAAGGGTGACCCGAAGGCCGAGACCATGTCCGGTCTGAAGGCCGTGGACGACCACACCTTCACCATCGAGCTGAAGTACACGATGCCGTACTTCAACTACAAGCTCGGCTACACCACGTGGGCCCCGCTGCCCAAGGTCTTCTACGACGACCCGAAGGCCTTCGGCCAGAAGCCGGTCGGCAACGGTCCCTACAAGTTCGAGAAGTGGGACCACAAGAAGCTCATCCAGGTCAAGGCCTGGGACGAGTACCAGGGCCCGAACAAGGCGAAGAACAAGGGCGTCCAGTTCAAGGCGTACACGACGCTCGAGGCCGCCTACAAGGACGTCGTCTCCGGCAACCTGGACATGATCCGCCAGGTCGGCCCGACGGACCTGCCGAAGTACAAGCAGGACCTCGGCGACGGCGCCATCGAGCAGCCGTACGCGGCCATCCAGACGCTGACCCCGGCGTTCTACTCCAAGACCTTCAAGGACATCGACCCGAAGGTCCTGCAGGGTCTGTCGATGGCGATCGACCGTGACACGATCACCAAGACGGTTCTGAACAACACCCGGACCCCGGCGAAGTCCTTCACGCCGCCCGGTGTC
It encodes the following:
- a CDS encoding glycosyl hydrolase family 18 protein, which encodes MDRTEGTTPTEAAAESPAQDAPAPKGEGKRRRRWIRRTALAVVLVLLVPLLAVLTALRINYAGDPADGTRTRDRDALWLGHAWVDGRKKDADVTALARRLRDTGIRDLYVHSGPLEHDGTLPKSVYPRARWFIDAVHEKLPGVRVQAFLGDVLASENSEGMLLNDPDTRAAVVRSARQVLDTGYEGIHLDLEPMPSGDRDFLALLDSLRRETRSRNAQLSVAAHQIDPLPALHTVFGLFTEHPKWWSQEFFGQVARRVDQIAVMSYDTAQPLESTYGGYVAQQTSLALEVTPPSTDLLMGLPFYYESNFDHWGHAETVPASVRGVRLGLSRTDADRARFGVALYIDFAATEADWRAYKEDWVG
- a CDS encoding phosphotransferase family protein, giving the protein MTPTRRPLTTTDLAPLARAALGPGRTLTGVERVRGGTKKGVYRLILDDDSTAVAYVWSADEDYWDQPDPDPRDVFSHGTGLGLFTAAHDRLAAAGVRTPRLRFADSTHTHLPADAAVVEDLTGGSLEDALARDPGAAPQALERMAELLATLHSHTGPRFGKVAVVDAGGSSYGDSCEQRITEGALRSVAEAAARDPRAAAARRELEEEIHALVAEVRPRDRHTLIHGELGADHVLLTPGGQPALIDIEGLMYSDVEHEHVFLRLRFGPHYDALRAPGLDEARLRLYRLAMHIGLVSGPLTLIEGDFPDPGRMRGIAEHNLHEALSLLKSAS
- a CDS encoding succinate dehydrogenase/fumarate reductase iron-sulfur subunit → MSGYTAHFKVWRGDVNGGGLEDFEVEVNEGEVVLDIIHRLQATQTPDLAVRWNCKAGKCGSCSAEINGRPRLLCMTRMSVFDREETITVTPLRAFPVVRDLVTDVGFNYTKAREVPAFVPPGGVAPGEYRMMQEDVDRSQEFRKCIECFLCQDTCHVVRDHEENKQAFAGPRFLMRVAELDMHPLDAAAETGLDRKTTAQDEHGLGYCNITKCCTEVCPEGIKITDNALIPLKERAADRKYDPLVWLGSKIRRRSSAG
- a CDS encoding fumarate reductase/succinate dehydrogenase flavoprotein subunit, whose product is MSVVDRQEWDVVVVGAGGAGLRAAIEARERGARTAVICKSLFGKAHTVMAEGGIAAAMANANENDTWQVHFRDTMRGGKFLNQWRMAELHAQEAPQRVWELETWGALFDRTKDGRISQRNFGGHEYPRLAHVGDRTGLELIRTLQQKIVSLQQEDFRETGDYESRLKVFQECTVTRVLKEGGRVSGVFAYERESGRFFVLEAPAVVIATGGIGKSFKVTSNSWEYTGDGHALALLAGAPLLNMEFVQFHPTGMVWPPSVKGILVTESVRGDGGVLRNSDGKRFMFDYIPDVFKDKYAETEEEGDRWYDDPDHNRRPPELLPRDEVARAINAEVKEGRGSPHGGVFLDVSTRMPAEVIKRRLPSMYHQFKELADVDITAEAMEVGPTCHYVMGGVAVESDTAAARGVPGLYAAGEVAGGMHGSNRLGGNSLSDLLVFGRRAGRHAADHAAGLSGARPVVDDVQIDAAAAEALRPFSAEAEIEEPAGGPPENPYTLHQELQQTMNDLVGIIRREAEMEQALQKLAELRVRARRAGVEGHRQFNPGWHLALDLRNMLLVSECVARAALERTESRGGHTREDHPGMDRAWRRINLLCALTDPTGGLAATDPVRGQIALTRETTEPVRADLLALFDKEELVKYLSEEELYE